A window of Bacillus sp. DX3.1 genomic DNA:
AGTATTTTCAGATAAGGGCGGCGGTGCTTATGAGGATGATATCATTGCAGGTATTGAACATGCAGTGACAATGGAAGCAGATGTCATCAATATGAGCCTAGGTTCGGATGCAGGGTTTGTTGGAGAAGAAAATGATCCGATTCAAAAAACAATTCGTCAAGCGACGGAACAAGGTACATTAGTAGTTGTTGCCGGAGGAAATTCAGCGTACAGCACAAAGAATAGTCTTTTGCCTACCTCCAAACAACCGTATGCGGAAAACGCTGATATAGGAACAGTAGGAGAACCAGGTGTAAGTCCGTATGCTTTATCAGTCGCTTCCTATGAAAATCCGAAAATACATATGGGATCCATGAAGAGCGAAGATGGATTTGAGCTCCCGTATAAAGATCAAACGCAGTATAATTTCAAACTTTCAAAGACTTTATCAGAGAATGAAAGCTATGAAATGGTGTATGTGGGCGAAGGGAGAGCGGAAGACTTTTCTGGTAAAGATGTAAACGGAAAAATCGTCGTTGCAAAACCGAAGCAGCCTTATGCGTTTTATTCGTACATTCAAAACGAAGCAAAAAAGAAAGGAGCAAAAGCGGTTATCGTAGTACCGCCTTCAATGATAGAAGATTATCCGTATTTAAATTTTAGTCCTGTCTTTATTCCAGCGGTAACAACTAGTAAAGCGGTAGGAGATGAGTTAATTGCAAAGCTTACAAGTGGAAAAGTTGTCAAGATGAAGCTGACAGGGAGTACTTGGGTAGAAAATGCAGATAAGAATACAATATCTGATTTTTCGTCATTCGGAGCACCACATACATTAGATTTTAAACCAGAGCTTTCTGCACCGGGCGGCAATATTTATTCTACTGTGCCTGGTAACGAATATGAAGTGATGAGTGGAACATCGATGGCGGCTCCGCACGTAGCTGGTGGTTCAACGTTGCTATTGCAAGCTCTTTACGAAAAAGGACTTTCTCATTCTAAAGACACAGCGTTAAAAGCGAAACTCGCATTGATGAATACGACGGCGATTGTTATGGACCCGAAAACGAATGGACAAGTTCCTTATTCACCGCGTATACAAGGATCCGGATTAATGCAAATTCAAAATGCGATCAATACGCCTGTACTTGTATCCAACAAGGGTGCTTCGCTTGAACAAGCAGGAGCGGTGGCATTGAAGGAAATAAAAGGCCAAACAGCGCGTTTTGATTTGAATTTAGAGGCTTTAAGTGAAAACGTGCCTGAAGAAATGGAATATACCGTATATGTAGATGTGCTGACTGACGATACAGAGACGAAAGAGTTTGATTTAAATAATGATAATAAGACAGATGTTTCTAAGAAATATTTAACACTAACAAGCAAGAGAGTGAAAGGCGCATATTCACTTATTAACGGAAAAAAAGTCACAGAATCAAAAGGAACTACTATCAAAATAAAACGCGGTCAAACGAGTAGTTTACAAGTGAATCTACTGCTTCCGAAAGAGTTGCAGAAAAATACTTTTGTAGAAGGGTATGTTCGACTTATTCCTACAGGTGCGAATAAAGATACGAGCGTACCACTAACTGTACCATATATGGGTTTTTATGGGGAATGGGATTCTATGAAAAACCTTGATCCAGTTGCATGGGATGAAAATGTATTCTTAGGATATACAGTGTTATGGGATGATGTGTCAGATCTTCCATTGGGATATGATCCGAAAACTGGTAAATTTAACGAGGAGCGAATAGCTGTCTCAACTCGTTCGATGCCGCCTGGTATTTTTTCAAGCTTTACAACGCTTCGTAATTTAGCAAAAACAGAGATGTATGTAGAAAATTCAAAGGGAGAACGTATTAAATGGCTAGGAGATTTTAGCGAGTACACAGGAGAGCCATGGAAATTCCGAAAGAATATTATGGCGTATAGAAACTTCAGCAACCAAGGCTATTTATGGGAAGTTAAAGATGAAAAAGGACAGCATGTACCAGATGGAACTTACAATTACGTTATTAAAACAACATTAGATTACAAAAACGCTAAGCCGCAAGAAGTAAAGATTCCGGTTAACGTGGATTCAGTAGCGCCTAAAGTATCAGACATTCAAGTACAACCTAAAAATGGAGAATATGAAATTTCCTTTAAAGCGGAAGATAATGAAAGAGGAAGTGGCTATAATGGTGCTATCGTTTGGTATAACGGGAAATACAAATCATTACAACCTGGACAAAAATCGTTAACCGTTAAAGAAGAAGTGAAAGGTGTAGTCGTAATGGCAGCAGATTACGCATACAATCAAAGCTACAGTGTATGGGGAGACCCTTCTTATATCAACGAAGGAATGCTCGTAAGCTATTTCAACGTGTATCCATACAAAGATGTAAATGCAAACACCCCTGTTCAAATTACAGGATATACTTCCAATCGTGTAGATTGGAAAGTGTACATCAAAGATGAAAAGGGTAATATAGTTGATACAATTACAAAAGAAGATGAGCATACTTTACGTGTTTCCTGGACACCGAAACCGGAGCTTCAAAACGGTACGTATACGGTTGAGGCTGAGGCTGTAAATGATAGTGGCTTTAAGGTAACGACAAAACCAAAAACAGTTACGGTTCTACAGCAATAAATGTGATGAGAATTTTCTTATATTAATGGAAGAGGGAGGGGGTCCCAAAAGTAGCTGAATAGTTACTTTTGGGAGGCATCCTTTTTATTGAAATAATGTAAAAAATAATACAAACCAGCCTTAAATTAAGGCTGGTTTGTATTATTTCACAGCTTCTTTTAATTCTTTACCTGCTTTAAATGCAGGTACTTTTCCAGCAGCAATTTGAATTTCTTCACCTGTTTGTGGATTACGTCCTGTACGAGCTGATCGTTCGCGTACTTCAAACGTGCCAAATCCGATAAGCTGTACTTTGTCACCAGTTTGCAAAGCATTTGTAATCGAATCAAATACGGATTGCACGGCTACAGTGGCTTCCTTTTGTGAAATTTCAGCTGTTTGGGCAACATGTTTAATTAATTCTGTTTTATTCATGTCTTCACCTCGTATATAAATTTTTGATATGAATACTATCATAGTGCATAAAAGAATAGAGACAGTTTTTTCTAACTGTAAGAAAGCAATGATAACAGCGATATTACTCTAATTTCGGTGAAAGTTGGTAAATCCCTGCTAACTCTAGCTGAATTTCTTTTTTACGGTATTTCTTAATTCATATGTATATAAATACATATGAATTAAGAAACCGACATAAAACCCTTCTTTTTAGGTGGGAGAGAGCATCCGGCCGGTCAGATCCTTTTCCTGCCCCATACCAAGTGAAAACAAAGAGAGAAAACGAGTGCAGGTCACCTTTTGTTATCCATAGCCGCGGCTATATGCCGAAAAATCAAAATGGATTTATATAGTTGAGTAAAAGCCCGATTGGTAAGGGCTTTTACTCAGTGGAGATGAAGAAAACCCCATTGATTAAAGTTTCGCTTTATAAAATTCCTATGTAAGAGTAGTGTGGAAAGATTCTATTAAGCACGTATACACTTTATCTATGTAAATGTGTTACAGTGGTTCTTACATATATAAGATATAATAGAGAGGAGTAAGTGATTATGATCATTCGTCAAAAAAAAGAAGAACTGATACTGATTCGGCAACATGATCATGGATTTCTGTCAGGAGAAATAGCAAAACATTTTACGACTCGTTTTTTTGCAAGTAAGGTTTATCTGAAAGAGTCTATCGCTGCTATTTATGAGCATGACCGTTGCTGGATTAAATTAGATAAAACTCCGATTTGGAATGATGCAAAAGAATTACCATACTCTTTTATGGATTGTCCGAGTTCATTACGGTTTGTTTTTTATACATTAGGGCTTGATGAGATTGAAGCTACGAATCCATATGGAGCACTACTTTGCAGTAAGCACTTTACTTCATTTCCACTTAATAATGAAGATACTGAAATGGTTCATTTTTATCAACAAGAGCAAAATCGTCAAAAAAGACTTTTGAAAACGTTAACAAACATTGCGCAATCTACTCTTGAGGAACATTATAAACTTCTCAAATTTTGTGATGAATTGTCTCTCTATGCCTGTATGAATGAACCTGGTGTAAAGAAAAATGAAGAAATTGATTTATTTAAAGAAGGATTTGAAGGGATGGAAATATATAATCGATATAGTGACAGTCCTATAATAGCTGAATGGATAGATGAAAAAAAGATTCGAGTTACACCATTTCCTTTTGCAACGGAATTTAAAACCCATGTAAGATTCAAGTCTTTACATAAGAATGAAATAGAAAAGAGTGGGATAGTTCAAGCAGATAAGAACGTAGAATTCAAAAAACAAGAAATTTGTTTTATCAGGTAAAATGTGTGAATGATACCCATTTTCATTATTTGTTGCATATGTACAGTTATATATAAATTTTAAAAGGCTAATGAAAAAAGGCTGACTCATAAAGAGATAAGTCAGCCCTTTTTCTGTTATATTAAGATTCTATATGATGATTAACTTGCAATCTGCTTATCGGATGCTTTTAACTTTTCAGCTTGCAAGAATCGATTTGTTTCAGCGACAACAACACCGCTCAATCCAATGAGACCAATTAAGTTTGGAATAGCCATGAGTCCATTGGCAATATCAGCAAATGTCCAAACGATGCCTAGTTTTAAGTTTGCACCAAGGGCAACAACCACAATGAAAATAATGCGGTAATATCGGACTGCATTACGGCCGAATAAATATTCTACACATTTTTCACCGTAATAGGACCACCCTAAAATTGTTGAGTAAGCGAATAAGATAATTGCGATACCAAGAATCATACTACCAGTGTTACCAAATACAGATTGGAAAGCTAGAGTCGTTGCTTCGACACCGGTTTTCCCTGATTTCCAAGCCCCTGTTGTAATAAGTACTAGACCTGTAATTGTACACACGATAAATGTATCAAGGAAAGTCCCTGTCATAGAGACAAGTGCTTGTTTAGCAGGTATATCCGTTTTGGCGGCTGCGGCTGCAATTGGTGCACTTCCTAGTCCAGCTTCATTTGCAAACACGCCTCGCGCCATCCCAATTTGGATTGCCGATGCAATGGTTGCTCCAGCAAATCCGCCAGCAGCAGCTGTACCATTAAAAGCACCAGAAAAAATAAGTGAGAACGCTTCTGGAATTTGATCAATGTGATAAAAGATAATAATAAGTCCTGCAAGTACATAAAAGAAAGCTTTAATAGGGACGAAAAATCCTGTGACTTTCCCGATTTTTTTTACACCACCTAAAATGACAATCGCAATTAAGAAAGCCATTAAAATACCAGTTAAGGCAGGAGGAAAAGAAAAGTTAAGTCTCATAGCTTCCGCAACGGAATTAGACTGTACCATATTACCAATTCCGAAAGAAGCAGTTGTCCCAAAAATAGCAAATAGAATAGCGAGCCATCTCTTTCCTAAACCTCGTTCTAAATAATACATTGGGCCACCGGAGTATTCACCATTAGGCCCATTCACTCGATATTTTACGGCAAGAATGGCTTCTGCATATTTCGTTGCCATGCCAAACAGGGCAGTCATCCACATCCAAAAAATTGCACCAGGACCTCCAATTGATACTGCAGTTGCAACACCAGCTATATTTCCCATTCCAATTGTAGCGGCCATAGCAGTCATTAATGCTTGGAAATGGCTAATATCTCCAGAAGAGGATTTATCTTCTGATTTTCCAAATGCTAGTTTATGTGCATACAAAAGTTTAACAAACTGCAAACCTCTTAGGCGCACTGTGAGAATGATTCCAGTTCCTACAAGAAGGAACAAGGTAGGTAGTCCCCATACGTAATGATTAATCTCTTCTAATACTTGACTTACTGTCTCCATCTCTATTCTCCTTTTAGAAAAAATAAAAACCATTTCACATGAATGAAATGGTCTCTGGAGAAACAAGGGATAGAAAAATAAACCGATGTAAATCGGCATTTTCTGTCGCTTGTCTCTGTCCTTTTACCTGAGAGATTATCCGTCAATTTGACGGATTTGCTCCTTCGGTGCTCTGTTTCCTCCGTGTTGTTGTACAACAGGAGGGAGTCTCTCCAGAGATTCGTCCCCATGCAGTTCTACTTGTAACCAAGACCTGAGAGTTTCAAAGCTAATTCATTAACTTTTTGCCCCGTCGGTAGATCGATTGATCTTCTCCTGAATGGTTCATCCGAATTATGTGATTAATAGAAGCTACTTTAGTCAGTTTAATTGAATGAAATCTAATATTAATATGACACAGCTTCTAGATAATAACTAGCGCAATTATATGATGCTTGCAAATAAATTGCAAATATTAATTATCCGAAGATAGTTTTTTAATATTTCGACTTCTTATTCTTTAACCTCAGTTCATTGATATGTATTATTACAAAAGTGTAAGGTTTTTGTAATGAAAATAGATAATTTAAATGTAGTGCTTGTGATAGTATACGAAATATCAAATTACAAAAATCTAAAGGTGAAAAATATGAAAAAATTATTCGTATCGATCGTAGCAATAGTCCTTGTTTCAATTGTCTATATAGGAATTGCTGAAAAAAATGATTTATTTGATATTAAAAAATGGGGAGCAAAAGAATACTATGTTCAAATTACTGAAGATGGTAAAGAAGAAATGGCTGAAGCGGATGATGGAACAACAGCTAAGCTGTATTGGTATACATTGAAAGCATATAATGAAAAAGGCGATGAGATAACCGTAAAATTTTTCGCAAATAAAAACTTGAAGTTAAATGCGTTTCTACGTGTTGATATAGGTGGTAAATATAAAGATAAAACTTACGGAATTGACAGTTATGAAGAAGTCAAATCAGACGACATACCTAAAAAGGCAAAAGAACAGATAGAAAAAAATAATATATAGTCCGGCTAGAGGACACCAATTCTTTAGAACAGCTCAAGCAGCTGTTTAAGAATCCGGTGGCCTTTTTATTTTGCAAAGGGAGATGTGGAGAATGAAGCCATTAAGATATCAATTACGTGAATGGAGTAAGGAGACGAAACAAGCAAAAAATAGAAAAGAAAGCCACTTAGCAAAACGTTAATCGGTTGAAGCGAAGGTTAGCAAAGATAAGATTTTACGAAAAATATAAGATATGGATAAGTAATGGGAAAAATATTCATAGTGAAATCTATAGATATTATATAATGATTTTTATGATGAAAAGTGCTGTATACGTTGCTTTTAAGCTGTTAAAAACTTATAGATAAGAGTTTATTCGGGTTCTTTTTTTTATTGCACCTTTTTAAAAGAACAAGCATATATTATAGTGTGAGACAAGCATAGGTCGCTTATTTCACGCTCATCAGAAAACTCCTTAACACGAAAGGGCACCTATTGGCACGGTGCTCTTTTTTTATTGAACGAAATGGACACCAAAAAAAGAGACAAGCATATATTATAGTAACTCATTAACTTTAATTGCTTTAACTTTCGTTAATGAGAAATCTCAAAATCCCTTAAAAGAGTGCTCGCGGAAACGAGTGCTCTTTTTTATCGGATAAATCGCAAAATCTATGATGTATTCTAAAGGAATTAAAGACTAATTTGTGATACCATGAATGCGTTGATGTCAGGTAAAAAGACTACATGTGTAGAAATAAAATAAAGATTGATAATTTGCAAAGAAGTTTGATCAAAATATAGTTAGCTTTTTATAAGAATGCTGATAAATCAAGATTTCTAAAAAAATTTTGAATAAACTTTATTTTAAAATGGGTGAAATTGACGTGACATACCCATCATTTTTGAGGGTGATGGGGAAATATCCTATACGTACTAAACCCTAACAGTAATATTACTTTTTAGATTTAATAATTTATCATAAAAATCCGCGTACTAAAATAAATTTTCTGTTATTTTTGATTTGTTTGTTTTATCGCTGTAATATGAAAGCATCAGGTTAAATTGAAACGAGGGAGATAGATTGAAGGTAATTAAAAAAATAGGTCGTTTTTGCTCAGTTGATCATGATGGTTATATGATTAATGATTCACATATGAATAAAGTTCAACCAGCTTTTTTTGAGGTTATACAGGAAGTGAAGGATACTTGTATTCGCCTTTTAAAGAATGATTTACATAGTATTTATATTAGAGGGTCTATTCCGAGGGGGATAGGAATAGAGGGAATCGCAGATATAGATACTATCGTCTTAGTTGGAAAGGATCCTAAGGTGATAGATTTAGGCGGGAGAGAAAATATAGAGAAAGAAATTTTGAGGAACTTTCATTGTGTATCTGGAGTGGAATTCAGTTTTTATCATGTAGAAGATGTGCTAGATTCTACTAACTTTTTATTTGTTAGCTTTATGATTCAGACGCACAGCATATGCATATTTGGTGAAGATGTAAGGTATCAGTTGCCAAAATATAAAGTAAGTATAGAGTTAGCAAATGAGCATCTCATTCATTTACAAAAGCAAATAGAACAAGCCCGTGAAGAACTTATTCATCATAATGGTAGTGATGATATACAAGACTGTTGCCGCTGGATTATGAAAATTATTGTTAGGGCGGGACTAGCACTGACAATTGATAGGGAGGCATTGTATTCAAGAGATTTATATCCGGCTTATGAATTATTTAGTAAGCATTTTCCTGACCAAGAACAACAAATGAGAAAAGCGCTCCAATATGCGATTGCTCCTTCGGAAAATGCACAAGAAATTTTAGCGTTTTTGGATGGTTTTGGAGATTGGATAATGAAAGAATCTGATCAATGGTTAACTACTAATAACTTTAGTTAATTATAATTATATTATGCAAACAAGTGTTTTCTTGAATTTTATAGAATCATGTATGAAGAGGCGGGAGATGAAAAACATGGATTTTTATATTGTTGATGTTTTTTCACAAGGTAAATATACCGGCAATCAACTTGCTGTTTTTACAGGTGCTTATCAAATTTCGGGTGAGGAAATGCAGCGAATTGCCAAAGAGATAAACTATGCTGAAACAACGTTTATTGTATCTAAGGAGGAGAGCAACGAAGGATATAGTGTACGCATTTTTACGCCAAACGAAGAAGTACCTTTTGCGGGACACCCGGCGTTAGGAACGGCTTTTATACGTAAGCGTCAAATATTCCCCACCTACTATCTGTAAATAACCCATGAGATAATCTCCTTACATACTACATGTGGAGGTTTTTTTATGAAAAGACACCTATTAAAGAAAGAATGGGAAACTTATATTCAAGACTATAAAAACAGTGGATTATCAAAAGTTGCCTGGTGTCAAAAACAGAACCTACCAGTTCATCAGCTATATTACTGGCTGAAAAAATTATCACTTGAAACTGAAGATCAAAATAAAAATGAGCGTGTGAATTGGATTTCTATGAATGTTCCTGTCGTAGAAGAAAACATACATGCCACCATTCGAATTCACATTCAAGAAACAACCATTGAATTGGATGTTCTCAAATACATCGCGAGGTGCTAGAGGAAGTGCCATCATGTATAGTGTGGTTGAAACCGCAAAAGAGAACAATCTAAGTCCCTATCATTATCTTCGTTATTTGTTTGAAACGCTACCCAATATCGATTTAAACAATAAAGAAGAAATTGATAAAGTCTTGCCGTGGTCAACGGATTTACCGTCTAGATGCAGAGTACCGAAAAAAAGTGAAGTAAACAAAAAATAACTCCAAAATCAACTTTTATTGTATATTTTAGAGTTACTTTACGTTTACTTTTAAACACAAACCTTTATCCAAAAGCAATCATACCGTTCTTAACAGAATATGGTCTTCAAAGTAGGAAGTCCACAATTTATGTTGGGGACATGGGATAATATGTAGCAATTCGTAAATGAAAATGAGAAATTCAGTCAAAGTTAAAATCGTAACTAGATGAATATAAATGATAGAAAACAGCACCTCTTTTCCCTTGCATTAACTGCCCGTAAAGAAGCCCCTCACTGATTAAAGTTTCACGTTATCTAGTTAAAAATAGACAATTATAAGCATATGTTGTGGTTAGGGAACCTCAATAAATGTGTGAAGATTTATTGTAGAGGAGAGAAATGTGATGGGATTAACAATTTTACATATAGAGGATGATGAAGAAATTGGATTATGGGTAAGTGAGTTTTTTACTGAACGGGGATATAAAGTGATTTGGTTGAAGTCTGGCCTTCATGCATTTGAATACATGGAACAAACGGACGTTGTTATTATGGACATTATGCTTCCGGGGTTTGATGGTTATACGGTTGGACAGCGAATGAAGCAAAAGTTCCCTGAAATACCAATTATGATGCTCACAGCGAGAGCTTCAATAGAAGATAAACTGCAAGGGCTTGCTTTTGCAGATGATTATATGACGAAGCCGTACCATCCTGATGAACTCGAGGCCCGCATTCATGTTCTCTTAAGGCGACTCGGTGTGGTTTCTCCGGATCATATACAGTTGAACCATTTAAGTATTGACCGGAAAGCCAACCGTATTTTGAGTTCACAAACGAATAAAGAGATTGTCTTAACTGGTAAACAGTTTCATATCTTTATGTTTCTCTTCAATCATCCAAATCAGATTTTGACTCAAAAGCAAATATATGAAGCTGTGTGGGAAGATTCATATATAAAAGGGGATCGGACTCTTATGGTCCACATTCGTCATTTGCGTGAAAAAATAGAGATCGATCCCAGTCATCCTCAGATTATCGAGACGATTCGCGGCATCGGTTATCGGTTGAAGTTATGAATATTCGAAGATCGCTCGTTACCAAATATTTATTATTGATCCTTGCCTCTTTATTCATGTGGCCTATTTTGCCAGCAATCTATTATTTACCTGACATTTTGCTTAAACAAGATGCGATACATGAGCCACTGGAAATAGAAAAAATGTGGGAACATGAAGCTGAACAACTAAATGAAGCTAATGAGAATATAATCAATGAAAAGCTCGGTAAGATACAAGGACATTATCCGAAAGCTGAGCTGTTTTGGGTCGACAAAGCGGGGGAAACCCATGTGATCAATCAGCGTATCGTAGAGATTCCTGATCAATGGACACCTTTGAACCTCATCAACTATCTCGATAGGAAAAAGCAACAAGATATATTCACTGTGACAGCTACGATTGGTAAAGATGGTGAACAAGGATTTATGGTATTTCATATCCCAAAATCTATTACGACGCTTGCGATTCAGCCAGTAAATGGAGATCTCTTTTTAATCCTTATTATTTTTGTCGTAGGTGTTTCGATTGTAGTGGTATCTTTGTTATTTTTTTTTAGTATTCGCAAAAGACTTGTACAACTTCAAAGCGCAATGTCAGATACCGTAAATGATGGAATACCTGATAAGGTTACAGTCAATAACAGTGATGAGGTTGGACAATTGGAAAAGGCCTTTAACAGAATGATCAATCAGTTAAAAGACAGCCGGAAGCGCGAGAAGGAAGAAGAGTATCTACGAAAACAATTGATTGCGAATATCTCTCACGATTTACGGACGCCTTTAACCGTTATTAGACAGCATGCCTACTCCATTCAGAATAACCCCTCATCCTTAAAAGCAACCGCATCGGTACAAATTATCGTCAACAAACTAAATGATGTTGGAAAATTACTTGAAAATCTTCTTACTTACACATTACTTTCAGCTGGAAAGTATCCATTAGAGAAGAAAAACATAGATGTGATTGAAGAGTTACGTAATGCTGTCGCCGAGTGGTATCCGGTTTTTGAGAAAGAAGGTTTTGAAGTGAATGTCCATTTGGCTGACTGTTCATTGATTTGGCAGGTGGATCCTCTCTGGCTGCGCAGTATATTGGATAACCTGTTTCAAAATGTCATTAGGCATGCCAGTTCTGGCGGATATATTTGTGTAGAAACAATTGATCGTGAAGGCGACTTATTTATGGTCATCAGAGATAAAGGGCGGGGAATGGAGCACCACTCAGAAGCAAAAGGAGCGGGCATCGGGCTATCCATCGTTTCGCTCATGACCAGGGAAATGGATGTTTTTTGGGAGGTATCCAGTTCTCCACAAGGTACATGGCATTATTTAAGGCAAAAATTAAACTAGATTTAAACTTGAGGTCACCTCGATTTTCCATTCGCTCAATACAATGGATATCGAGGTGATTTTTTATGAGAGTTAAAAAAGAAATGGGCTGTGAGCAGGTTAGTGTCAAATTTGGATGCATGTGTATACAAAAAAATGGGGTAGATCAGTCTCAAGAAAATAATAGGAAAGGGTGTTTTTTAAGTGGATTCAAAGACTTCTATTGACAAATCTAACATGGATACAAATTCTGCATTGCCTTCACCAAAGAAAAGAGAAGGAATGAGCCTAAAGCGATGGCCATCTTGGATTGGGTATATAGCCATTGCTTGGTCAGCCCTTTATGGATCGATGCATCTTTACTGGGTGCTTGGAGGAGAGGGGTATCCTTTTAAGAATGAAGATGGTATGGATTTGTTTGCTGGAAAGGTTACTTATCTTCCGTCACAGGTTGGAGGTATCATATTTGTTGTTCTTTGTCTGATAGGTATATTAGTTGGATTTTCAATGAGGAAGCCAGTGGAAAAGACTTTCCAACAGCGGCTTATCCTCATTTATGCCTGGGGGTGGGCGGCTGCTTTACTCCTCTTTGTACCGGATGCCAGTCTGATTGCGGCCATGGCTTATGCTTTTTTATTAAAATTTAAATTTGACTGGCTGATGCTCAATCAAATTATATGTGTTCTAGGAGGAATATCTTGGGGGTTTTTCGCTGTAGCTTATCGAAGAAAAATACGCCATGCATGTGAATATTGTGGAAGGAAAGCGGACGGGAAAACATCTCTTCTCATGCGATGGAGTCGATGGATTACCTATCTTGCGGCTCTTGCTCCTATTCCATACGCAATTACGCGCTATGCTTGGGCATTGAAAATCCCGCTAGGAATTGACGCGAAGTTTTTGCAGGACTTTTCAAATGTTAACCCAGCGCATCATATTACTGAATGGGCTTTCGGATCGATATGTATCGCCGGTAGTATTCTTACGCTGGGTTTGATCCAGAAATGGGGTGAAACCTTTCCGCGATGGTTCCCATTCGTTAACGGTGAAAGGGTGCCAATCCTGCTGGCGGTGATTCCAGCATCGTGTGTAGCGATTGCTGTAACCGCTGCTGGCTTCACTTTTACTTTCGCTTTTATCGCGGTTAAACTTCACCTCGTGTCTACAGATAATATTTTGCTGAGTCACATTTGGGGTTCAATAGGGCCAATGCTTTTATGGATTCTCTGGGGGATAGCGCTAGGTCTTGCTTCTATCGCTTATTATTATCGTAGACGAGGTCAATGTAATTACTGTGGTAGAAATGAAAATGATGGTGGGGTGAAAGGAATTGAAGATTAGTCAAATGAAATGGGCTGGTTATGCCGCATGTATCTGGTCGCTCTTGTATATTCCGATTCACGTTTATTGGGCATTTGGAGGAATGGCATGGATGCCTGGGGTTTTGAAAGATGAGGCGATGTGGGAAGTAGTAAACTGGGGAGCATCTGCAATGTTGTTAGTAGCTGCAATACTTGCGCTTTCACTGGTTCATCCTTGGGGGAAAAGTATCCCACGATGGTTAATGCTTGTTATGGGCTGGACTGCTTGTATACTTCCGTTCATGCATGCTGTATATGGCTATGTTACAAAGGGGCTCTTATTGGCTGGCATTATTCGTT
This region includes:
- a CDS encoding response regulator transcription factor, producing MGLTILHIEDDEEIGLWVSEFFTERGYKVIWLKSGLHAFEYMEQTDVVIMDIMLPGFDGYTVGQRMKQKFPEIPIMMLTARASIEDKLQGLAFADDYMTKPYHPDELEARIHVLLRRLGVVSPDHIQLNHLSIDRKANRILSSQTNKEIVLTGKQFHIFMFLFNHPNQILTQKQIYEAVWEDSYIKGDRTLMVHIRHLREKIEIDPSHPQIIETIRGIGYRLKL
- a CDS encoding nucleotidyltransferase, encoding MKVIKKIGRFCSVDHDGYMINDSHMNKVQPAFFEVIQEVKDTCIRLLKNDLHSIYIRGSIPRGIGIEGIADIDTIVLVGKDPKVIDLGGRENIEKEILRNFHCVSGVEFSFYHVEDVLDSTNFLFVSFMIQTHSICIFGEDVRYQLPKYKVSIELANEHLIHLQKQIEQAREELIHHNGSDDIQDCCRWIMKIIVRAGLALTIDREALYSRDLYPAYELFSKHFPDQEQQMRKALQYAIAPSENAQEILAFLDGFGDWIMKESDQWLTTNNFS
- a CDS encoding DUF3995 domain-containing protein, encoding MKISQMKWAGYAACIWSLLYIPIHVYWAFGGMAWMPGVLKDEAMWEVVNWGASAMLLVAAILALSLVHPWGKSIPRWLMLVMGWTACILPFMHAVYGYVTKGLLLAGIIRLEFFDFSVWATLNVEYLILTDFLLFEPWFLIAGILFGLATLHYQSDIRGVMDQQCNIK
- a CDS encoding IS66 family insertion sequence element accessory protein TnpB; amino-acid sequence: MKRHLLKKEWETYIQDYKNSGLSKVAWCQKQNLPVHQLYYWLKKLSLETEDQNKNERVNWISMNVPVVEENIHATIRIHIQETTIELDVLKYIARC
- a CDS encoding HAMP domain-containing sensor histidine kinase, encoding MPAIYYLPDILLKQDAIHEPLEIEKMWEHEAEQLNEANENIINEKLGKIQGHYPKAELFWVDKAGETHVINQRIVEIPDQWTPLNLINYLDRKKQQDIFTVTATIGKDGEQGFMVFHIPKSITTLAIQPVNGDLFLILIIFVVGVSIVVVSLLFFFSIRKRLVQLQSAMSDTVNDGIPDKVTVNNSDEVGQLEKAFNRMINQLKDSRKREKEEEYLRKQLIANISHDLRTPLTVIRQHAYSIQNNPSSLKATASVQIIVNKLNDVGKLLENLLTYTLLSAGKYPLEKKNIDVIEELRNAVAEWYPVFEKEGFEVNVHLADCSLIWQVDPLWLRSILDNLFQNVIRHASSGGYICVETIDREGDLFMVIRDKGRGMEHHSEAKGAGIGLSIVSLMTREMDVFWEVSSSPQGTWHYLRQKLN